In Sphingobacterium zeae, one genomic interval encodes:
- the bamA gene encoding outer membrane protein assembly factor BamA → MKRILPVILFFGLSSMQLVYGQDKGAFNLNDPEKISYLNPKNYVISAIDITGTQFLDKNVLITISKLSVGQYLEVPSEATAKVVKDMMAQGLFDDVELWADKIEGENIFLTIRVVERPRLTRIDINGLSKSQTEEVRKRLNSNTGKIVNENLMNTTRATIQRFLKEKAYLYPEITLKTVKDSAQANNEILIADVDKKHKVRVKKMTFTGNEHFSQKELRKMAKPIKQKMWYRIFGPGKFKEEKYKEGKENLIKKMADKGYRDATILKDTVIREGEKNVLVNFDIYEGPKYYVGNIVWTGNAKYSDTLLNKILGIKRGDVFSEEKLTAKLMGPTKNSDDISSIYMNDGYLTFSVDPEQTRIYNDTIDLNLRVYEGAQYTINNVIVKGNDVTNDRVVLRSIYTKPGQKFSKEQIMRSVREIAQLGNFDEQKTNPVPTNLNYAEGTVDIVYNVTEKPSDQVELSGGYGAGQIIGTLGLTFNNFSTSNFFDKSSWKPLPRGDGQKLSVRGQTSGKRYQSYSFSFSEPWLGGKKPIYFGLSAYTSSSSYGGFNYYTGEQIVKDSELNRIWMTGVTATLGKRLQWPDNWFQANTSLSFQRYKLQNYGNYFLFDNGTAYNINLTQEFSRNSIDAPIYPTSGSNIKFSVQLTPPYSLFNNIDYKNGSAQERYRWTEYHKWKFDSQWYAKIVGKLVFKAQAQFGFLGKYSSKTEISTFERFKVGGDGMQGFDYLQGSEIIAMRGYANGVIIPEGTQNVNVARNSGSPIYTKYQMELRHPVMLNDQATVYVLAFAEAANTWNKFTEYNPFKVRRSAGVGARIFLPIFGMLGIDYGHAFDPIPGLPSSTWKQNFTFSIMQNMGGF, encoded by the coding sequence ATGAAGCGTATACTACCCGTAATACTATTTTTTGGTCTCTCATCAATGCAACTCGTCTACGGACAGGACAAAGGTGCGTTCAATTTAAATGACCCAGAAAAAATCAGCTATCTCAATCCTAAAAACTATGTAATTAGTGCAATTGATATAACTGGAACACAATTTTTAGATAAAAATGTATTAATTACCATATCTAAATTGTCGGTCGGTCAATATTTGGAAGTTCCAAGTGAGGCAACTGCAAAAGTAGTGAAGGATATGATGGCTCAAGGCCTCTTTGATGATGTCGAATTATGGGCAGACAAAATTGAAGGTGAAAATATATTTTTGACCATTCGTGTAGTAGAACGTCCCCGTTTAACTCGAATTGACATCAATGGCTTAAGTAAAAGTCAAACCGAAGAAGTACGCAAACGTTTAAATAGCAACACAGGCAAAATCGTCAATGAAAATTTGATGAATACTACGCGTGCTACCATTCAGCGTTTTCTAAAAGAAAAAGCCTATTTATATCCGGAGATTACGTTGAAGACTGTGAAAGACTCTGCACAGGCTAATAATGAAATACTTATTGCCGATGTAGATAAAAAACATAAGGTTAGAGTCAAAAAAATGACTTTTACGGGCAATGAGCATTTTTCTCAGAAAGAGTTGAGAAAAATGGCCAAACCTATAAAACAAAAAATGTGGTACCGTATTTTTGGCCCAGGAAAATTCAAGGAAGAGAAATACAAAGAAGGTAAAGAAAACCTAATCAAAAAAATGGCTGACAAAGGATATCGTGATGCGACTATCCTAAAGGATACTGTTATTCGCGAGGGTGAGAAAAATGTGTTGGTAAATTTTGACATTTACGAAGGTCCTAAATATTATGTAGGTAATATTGTCTGGACAGGTAACGCTAAATATTCTGACACCTTACTTAACAAAATTTTAGGGATCAAACGTGGCGATGTGTTTTCAGAAGAAAAATTAACCGCAAAATTGATGGGGCCCACAAAAAATAGTGATGACATCTCTTCCATCTATATGAACGATGGTTATCTTACTTTTTCGGTAGACCCTGAACAAACCCGTATTTACAACGACACGATCGATTTGAATTTACGCGTCTATGAGGGGGCTCAATATACGATCAACAATGTTATTGTCAAAGGTAATGATGTTACCAATGACCGTGTTGTCTTACGGTCAATTTACACAAAACCAGGTCAAAAGTTTTCAAAAGAACAAATTATGCGAAGTGTGCGCGAAATTGCCCAGTTGGGAAATTTTGATGAACAAAAAACCAACCCGGTACCCACAAATTTAAATTATGCAGAGGGTACGGTGGACATCGTGTATAACGTAACAGAAAAACCTTCGGATCAGGTCGAACTTTCTGGTGGTTATGGTGCAGGGCAGATTATCGGAACCTTAGGATTAACCTTCAATAATTTCTCTACCAGCAATTTCTTTGACAAAAGTTCATGGAAACCGTTACCACGCGGGGATGGACAGAAATTGAGTGTCCGTGGGCAAACTTCGGGTAAACGCTATCAATCGTATAGCTTCTCGTTCTCAGAGCCGTGGCTAGGTGGGAAAAAACCAATTTATTTTGGCTTGAGTGCCTATACGTCAAGCTCATCGTATGGAGGATTTAACTACTATACTGGAGAACAAATTGTAAAAGATTCAGAGTTAAACCGCATCTGGATGACAGGTGTTACGGCTACTTTAGGTAAACGCCTGCAATGGCCAGACAACTGGTTCCAGGCAAATACTTCTTTGTCATTCCAGCGCTATAAGCTACAAAACTATGGAAATTACTTCCTATTTGACAATGGTACAGCCTATAACATCAACTTGACACAGGAATTTAGCCGTAATTCTATCGATGCTCCTATCTATCCTACTTCGGGCTCTAACATCAAATTTTCGGTGCAATTGACCCCTCCATATTCATTGTTCAATAACATTGACTATAAAAATGGTTCGGCGCAAGAACGTTACCGTTGGACAGAATATCACAAATGGAAATTTGATTCGCAGTGGTATGCAAAAATTGTTGGTAAACTTGTTTTCAAAGCGCAAGCTCAATTTGGTTTCTTGGGTAAATATTCCAGCAAAACTGAAATTTCCACATTCGAGCGTTTCAAAGTTGGGGGCGATGGTATGCAAGGGTTTGATTACTTACAAGGTTCGGAAATCATCGCAATGCGTGGCTATGCAAATGGCGTAATCATTCCTGAAGGGACACAAAATGTGAATGTGGCAAGAAATTCAGGTAGCCCGATTTACACAAAATATCAAATGGAGTTGCGTCATCCGGTTATGTTAAATGACCAGGCCACTGTTTACGTCTTGGCATTTGCCGAAGCCGCAAACACATGGAATAAGTTCACCGAATACAACCCATTTAAAGTACGCCGCTCTGCGGGTGTAGGTGCTCGTATCTTCTTACCGATCTTTGGTATGTTGGGAATAGACTATGGACATGCATTCGATCCTATTCCTGGTTTGCCGAGCAGTACATGGAAACAAAACTTTACATTTAGTATCATGCAAAATATGGGCGGTTTCTAG